A single genomic interval of Arachis duranensis cultivar V14167 chromosome 7, aradu.V14167.gnm2.J7QH, whole genome shotgun sequence harbors:
- the LOC110273634 gene encoding uncharacterized mitochondrial protein AtMg00810-like, which produces MTKEEPVVVAVINAVVAVAANVIRHVLLPRATHKSLAFLHRDLDEEVYIVAPPGLNVGKGQVYKLEKLLYGLNQASRQWNDKLKSIFVLDDRLKIKDIGDLKFFLGLEVVRSDKGIALYQRKYVVDMLTDYGFADCKPISTPMDYSEKLSKDSGSPLPNSIEYKNIVGKLLYLTNAQLDISYAISRLSQYLVKPTSLHLHSAHRILRYLKSAPAQGLFFPTSTDLCITGFSDSDWAACPDTRRSTSAYRFYFGPALISWKSKKKNTGSCSFSKAEYRALATATKEAI; this is translated from the exons ATGACGAAAGAAGAGCCGGTGGTGGTTGCGGTGATCAACGCCGTCGTTGCTGTGGCTGCG AACGTCATAAGGCACGTCTTGTTGCCAAGGGCTACACACAAGTCCCTGGCATTCCTTCATAGAGATCTTGATGAAGAGGTGTATATCGTTGCTCCACCAGGGCTAAATGTTGGCAAGGGACAAGTATACAAGCTAGAGAAGTTGCTCTATGGACTCAACCAGGCCAGTAGACAATGGAATGACAAGCTCAAATCTATTTT TGTCTTGGATGATCGACTCAAAATCAAGGATATTGGAGACTTGAAATTCTTCCTCGGATTGGAAGTAGTGCGTTCAGATAAAGGGATCGCGTTGTACCAGAGAAAGTATGTTGTGGACATGCTTACTGACTATGGCTTTGCCGATTGCAAACCAATCTCTACACCTATGGATTATAGTGAGAAGTTGAGCAAGGATAGTGGATCTCCTCTGCCCAATTCAATTGAATATAAAAACATAGTTggtaaattattatatttgacCAATGCACAACTAGATATTAGCTACGCCATTAGTCGTCTCAGCCAGTACTTAGTCAAACCGACAAGCTTGCATCTACACTCTGCTCATCGAATCTTGCGATACCTGAAATCTGCACCTGCTCAGGGATTGTTCTTTCCCACTTCTACTGATTTATGCATCACAGGCTTTTCTGATTCTGACTGGGCAGCTTGCCCAGACACACGACGTTCAACTTCTGCCTATCGTTTTTACTTTGGGCCCGCTTTGATCTCTTGGAAAAGTAAGAAGAAGAATACTGGTTCATGCAGCTTCTCTAAGGCTGAATATAGAGCCTTAGCTACAGCCACCAAAGAGGCTATCTAG
- the LOC107459915 gene encoding probable glutathione S-transferase parC, with translation MAENDEVIMLDFWLSPYARRVQIALEEKGIKYEIKEEDLPNNKSTLLLQLNPVYKKVPVLIHNGKPICESLVVLEYIDEVWNHKSPSLLPSDPYHRAQARFWADYVDKKIYDNAMKFFKTEGEEKEDGKKGLIEGLKVMEEQVGGDRTYFGGDNIGFVDVILVPLFSWFYVYKFTNNLNFVSQESFPNLFAWAKKCTERDSVSKCIPKEQKVFEHFQQRNLLNSDQ, from the exons ATGGCAGAAAATGATGAAGTAATAATGCTGGATTTCTGGCTAAGCCCATATGCGAGGAGGGTCCAAATAGCACTAGAGGAAAAGGGCATCAAGTATGAGATCAAAGAAGAGGACTTGCCTAATAATAAGAGCACCTTACTCCTGCAATTGAATCCTGTTTATAAGAAAGTTCCAGTTCTTATTCACAATGGAAAACCCATTTGTGAGTCACTTGTTGTTCTTGAGTACATTGATGAGGTTTGGAATCATAAGTCTCCTTCGTTGCTTCCTTCTGATCCTTATCACAGAGCTCAAGCTAGATTCTGGGCTGATTATGTCGACAAGAAG ATATACGACAATGCTATGAAGTTTTTCAAAacagaaggagaagagaaagaagatggAAAGAAAGGGTTGATCGAGGGTCTGAAAGTAATGGAAGAACAAGTTGGAGGAGACAGGACATATTTTGGTGGAGACAACATTGGATTTGTGGATGTGATACTTGTCCCATTGTTCAGTTGGTTCTACGTCTACAAATTCACTAACAACTTGAATTTTGTGAGCCAAGAAAGCTTCCCTAACCTCTTTGCTTGGGCCAAGAAGTGCACTGAGAGAGACAGTGTGTCCAAGTGTATTCCTAAGGAACAAAAGGTCTTTGAGCATTTTCAGCAGAGGAATCTCTTGAATTCTGATCAGTGA
- the LOC107459586 gene encoding probable glutathione S-transferase, with protein MAIDEVVLLDFWSSPFGLRARITLAEKGIKYEYKEEDLRNKSSLLLEMNPVHKKIPVLIHNGKSICESLNIVQYIDEVWSDRSPLLPSDPYQRAQARFWADYVDKKVFPAQKKLAFATKEEKESAEKEFLDALKLLEEQLGDKDYFGGDKFDFVDIAFAPYYSFFKIYEIVGNFKMEEEFPKICAWAKRCMQKESVSMSLPDSQKVLEFFMEMRKNFLGTE; from the exons ATGGCAATTGATGAGGTGGTTCTGCTTGATTTTTGGTCGAGCCCTTTTGGTTTGAGGGCAAGGATTACACTTGCTGAAAAGGGTATTAAGTATGAGTACAAAGAAGAAGACCTGAGGAATAAGAGCAGTCTTCTCCTTGAGATGAACCCGGTTCACAAGAAAATACCGGTTCTCATCCACAATGGGAAATCTATTTGTGAGTCTCTTAATATTGTTCAATATATTGATGAAGTGTGGAGTGATAGATCTCCTTTGTTGCCTTCTGATCCTTATCAAAGAGCTCAGGCTAGATTTTGGGCTGACTATGTTGACAAGaag GTTTTCCCTGCTCAGAAGAAGTTAGCTTTTGcgacaaaagaagaaaaagaatctgCAGAGAAAGAATTCTTGGATGCCCTTAAATTGTTGGAGGAGCAATTGGGTGACAAGGATTATTTTGGAGGAGACAAGTTTGATTTTGTGGACATAGCATTTGCTCCATACTatagttttttcaaaatttacgAGATTGTTGGGAACTTCAAAATGGAAGAAGAGTTCCCTAAGATTTGTGCTTGGGCGAAGAGGTGCATGCAAAAGGAAAGTGTTTCCATGTCTCTCCCTGACTCGCAAAAGGTCCTTGAGTTTTTTATGGAGATGAGGAAGAACTTCTTAGGAACAGAGTAG